One window of the Carnobacterium maltaromaticum DSM 20342 genome contains the following:
- a CDS encoding sensor histidine kinase, translating to MRIRTKNFLFTSGIIIIVVTLAFGLLYWIMPGYYQQKKESELSKIMEDVAKQIEGKTISETTEILDKTGLETGAVWTLINGEDQLIYPDGQLLSVTQAVNTNEVVVRDDSSFGNVTESGAAQPLITAMNIQTNDLGNWGDVIQKYKYFVDNEGQVYKLNAIRTLQPIDEAKGVLLDIYPWILAVSFLIGGIGAFIYSYYSTKRIYQLSMITKQMTEMNETTRCPVVGKDEVSTLATDINYLYGNLLTTIEQLNQEIELTAEIERSKAEFMRIASHELKTPITAMSGIVEGMLYNVGEFKDRDHYLAICKEILATQSQLVKDILYISRLEMIEGASEREIFSVSELVEKEVLPVFELMAKTKKYKLETKIEPVQIEGVREDLKRVLMNLLSNALQYTSENGRIVVTLNEAGFALENECEPLTSDDLSKVFAAFYRPDYARARKDGGTGLGLYIVGQLLERDHLTYSFEPTKQKNGMVFKIKW from the coding sequence ATGAGAATCAGAACGAAAAATTTTCTCTTCACGTCGGGAATTATTATTATTGTTGTGACATTAGCTTTTGGTTTGCTTTATTGGATTATGCCCGGATATTATCAGCAAAAAAAAGAATCGGAACTATCTAAAATTATGGAGGATGTTGCTAAACAGATTGAAGGCAAAACAATTAGTGAGACTACTGAAATTTTAGATAAGACAGGCTTGGAAACTGGAGCAGTATGGACCTTGATAAACGGAGAGGACCAATTGATTTATCCAGATGGTCAACTATTAAGTGTCACTCAAGCTGTGAATACCAATGAAGTAGTCGTTAGAGATGATTCTAGTTTTGGGAATGTAACTGAAAGTGGAGCAGCTCAACCCTTAATCACTGCTATGAACATTCAAACGAATGATCTGGGAAATTGGGGGGATGTTATTCAGAAGTATAAATACTTTGTTGATAATGAAGGACAAGTTTATAAGTTAAATGCGATTCGAACTCTCCAACCAATTGATGAAGCAAAAGGCGTATTACTCGATATTTATCCTTGGATTTTGGCTGTAAGTTTTTTAATTGGCGGAATCGGAGCGTTTATCTATTCCTATTACTCCACAAAGCGGATTTATCAGTTATCGATGATTACAAAACAAATGACTGAAATGAATGAAACAACTCGTTGTCCAGTAGTTGGGAAAGATGAAGTCAGCACATTGGCAACCGATATTAATTATCTTTATGGCAACTTACTGACAACAATTGAACAATTGAACCAAGAAATTGAGTTAACTGCTGAGATTGAGCGCTCTAAAGCTGAATTTATGCGGATTGCTTCTCATGAATTAAAAACACCGATTACGGCAATGTCAGGCATTGTTGAGGGAATGCTATATAATGTGGGGGAATTTAAAGATCGCGATCATTATCTAGCTATTTGCAAAGAGATTTTAGCTACTCAAAGCCAGTTAGTGAAGGATATATTATATATATCACGACTTGAAATGATTGAAGGAGCAAGTGAAAGAGAGATATTTTCAGTTTCTGAATTAGTTGAAAAAGAAGTTTTACCAGTTTTTGAACTGATGGCAAAAACAAAAAAATACAAGCTGGAGACTAAGATAGAACCAGTCCAGATTGAAGGCGTTCGTGAAGATTTGAAGAGAGTACTTATGAATCTGCTTAGTAATGCTTTACAATATACTTCAGAAAATGGTCGGATTGTTGTTACCTTAAATGAAGCTGGCTTCGCATTAGAAAATGAATGTGAACCACTGACGTCGGATGATTTGAGTAAAGTCTTTGCCGCTTTTTATCGCCCAGATTATGCGCGAGCTAGAAAAGACGGTGGGACGGGTTTAGGCCTGTATATTGTTGGACAATTACTAGAACGGGATCACTTAACTTATTCTTTTGAGCCAACAAAACAAAAAAATGGTATGGTTTTTAAAATTAAGTGGTAA
- a CDS encoding response regulator transcription factor yields MQKRILVVEDDEMTNKVITNFLAEQNFTVFSALDGQAGWDIFQKETLDLIILDIMLPKIDGLALLAQFREVSQIPIIMLTALDDEYTQVVSYSNLIDDYVTKPFSPTILVKRVEAVLRRNVQEEENSGKIKYGELTIDLDACTVENQSEAVNLTKKEYDIVTQLISRKGKVVTREQLMDQIWGYDYNPSDRIIDTHIKNIRKKLPGIEIRTVKGTGYAIEAEL; encoded by the coding sequence ATGCAGAAAAGAATTTTGGTAGTCGAAGATGATGAGATGACGAATAAAGTCATTACTAATTTTTTAGCTGAACAAAATTTTACTGTTTTCTCAGCGCTAGATGGGCAAGCAGGTTGGGATATTTTCCAAAAGGAAACTCTAGATTTAATTATCTTAGACATTATGCTTCCCAAAATCGATGGTTTAGCGTTGCTGGCTCAATTTAGAGAAGTTTCTCAAATTCCAATTATTATGCTAACCGCACTAGATGATGAATACACACAGGTAGTTAGTTATAGTAATCTAATTGACGATTACGTGACCAAGCCTTTTTCGCCTACGATTTTGGTTAAACGAGTTGAAGCGGTGCTCCGTAGAAACGTGCAAGAGGAAGAAAATAGCGGGAAAATTAAATACGGTGAGTTAACAATTGACTTAGATGCTTGCACTGTTGAAAATCAATCTGAAGCAGTTAATTTAACAAAAAAAGAATACGATATTGTTACACAATTAATTAGCCGTAAAGGCAAAGTTGTGACGCGTGAGCAATTGATGGATCAAATTTGGGGCTATGACTATAACCCTAGTGACCGGATTATTGATACCCATATAAAAAATATTCGTAAAAAATTACCCGGTATTGAAATCAGAACTGTCAAAGGAACTGGCTATGCAATCGAGGCAGAGCTATGA